Genomic window (Kryptolebias marmoratus isolate JLee-2015 unplaced genomic scaffold, ASM164957v2 Scaffold44, whole genome shotgun sequence):
gttttgttgacagcaGATGTTTTCTCTTGTTGTTTAAGCTTCATCTAACAGGCTGAttccacacacacagcagcagacagaacCCTAATGACCCTCCTGTTCGTGTGCTGACGTTGGTTTGACGTCTCTCTGTTTTCTCCGTCTCTGTTCTGACAGAACTTACTGAACCAGTACTGGATGTCCTTCTGCTGTAAACGTTCGGttaaaagttttcatttctGGATGCCTTggtcattatcatcatcatcatcatcatcatcattattattattttaatgcacATTCAGGTGAAGATGTGCAAAGTAAATATGGGTTAAGAGATATTTTAGGGAAGCCATCAGGAAAACTGGTTTTAGAGTCGGGACTTTTATACCAAAGATCAAACCATGAATCTGTCTCTAAAATCTAAACTCAGAGggaaataaatacaacatttctTGATATGTTTACTCAAAGTTTAAGACATTACCAAGGTCTGAAAAAAGGCTGTAATTGTGCTTTTATAGAcccttttctgtattttcacagtTAAATAGAGAAGCAAACCTCAGGAAGTGACCTGAGTCACAGGAACATAAGGAGTCCGCGCTCCTTAACCCTAACCCATCCTGACAGGCAGAGGAAGTTACACATCTTCTGCTGTTTCTCCTTCTTTTACTGACAATTCAActcagttcacaacaaaagtcatctgaGGGCAGAAAACATTGACATCACACGATAAAGATGGAGCGAGTCAGTAAACTCCacattttgtgtctgtgttcagtCAGACTGACCCTGAAACTCCGGACCAGGAGCAGAGGATGGAGCCGCTGTGGGAAAACATCTCCTCACACAAATCTTTCCTTTTCAATGGCTTCGCTGACCTCGGAGCACTAAGACCCGTCGTCTTCATCCCTGTAGCCATCCTGGTCATCGTGGCGCTGTTTGCCAACTCCCTGCTGCTTCATGTCATCATTTCTCAGAGAAGCCTCCATTCTCCGATGTACATCCTGATCGCCTGCATGATGTGCATCGACCTGAGCGTCCCGCTGCTCATCCTCCCCAACCTGGTGCTGAACCTGCTGTTTGACTGGAAGGGAGTCCCTCTGAGCGCCTGCCTGGCTCAGATGTTTTTGCTTCACTTCTTGGGAACGTGTCAGTCCACTCTGCTGCTCTGGATGGCACTGGACCGGTACTTTGCCATCTGCATGCCTCTCCACTACCAGGAGCGCATGTCTTTTCCCAGGTTCCTCAGGTTTGTGCTACCTCTTCTGAGCAGAAACCTTGTCATGGTGTCGTTAGTGGTGACTCTGGCAGGAAGGCTGTCCTTCTGCTTCTCCAACATCATAGACCACTGTATCTGTGAACATATGGCACTGGTGGAGCTGGCCTGCGGTACCACCTCCTCCAACAGCGCCGTTGGGTTGATGACAGTGTTTTTTGTCACTGTGCTGGACTTTTGCTTCATCATCACCTCGTACGGAGTCATATTCCGCTCCGTGCTGCGTTCAGGGAAATCCGGCACCAAAGCTCTTCACACCTGCGTCACTCACATCATTGTTATGGTCATCAGTCTGGCTTTGGTTCTTACAGTTTCTATAACATATCGGACCAGAGACAGTCTCCCAGGTGCCACTCGAGTCTTCATCAGCCTCATGTACCTGTTTATTCCGAGTTGTTTCAACCCGATCATCTACGGCATCAGAACCACGGAGATACGGCAGCACGTCCTGAAGACTTTACAGTTTGGACCATAAACGATCCTTGAAGAAGTCATCTCATGTGTCCTCTGATTGGTCCTTCTTCAGAGTCTTGTTCCTGAAGGCGGGATAGAGCGGGAGAAGAGCCGACGGATCAGAACCTCAGCTGAAGGCTGAATACGATTGACTGTTTGAGTTAGTCTGTCTCCTGAATGAACAGGTTCTTCTGAAGAAGatagaataaatttaaatttgtgttcaataaattatttttttattatttttaataaaatctgaacagaacatttaaatgcaaaatattatCTTGCATAAgaaaatccaagatggccaccaataGTCTGTGAAGTATAACAAGCTTTGATTCGTCAGAACATTTCttcaacagttttattaaacatgaaaCTAAATGAATCTAAACCCAGCGGCCGAGCAGAGGAGGGTTTTTAAACATGTGTTTTCGAATTCATgacatgaaaaactaaaatctgatttGATGAGTATGGAATAAGACGCAGCTTTGTCTGATCTTATTTGTGgcatattatttattattataaataataaacaatggttgttgttagggtttttacattatcagcctttgtgctcatgtggaacactgcctacgggagaga
Coding sequences:
- the LOC108229510 gene encoding olfactory receptor 52K1-like yields the protein MEPLWENISSHKSFLFNGFADLGALRPVVFIPVAILVIVALFANSLLLHVIISQRSLHSPMYILIACMMCIDLSVPLLILPNLVLNLLFDWKGVPLSACLAQMFLLHFLGTCQSTLLLWMALDRYFAICMPLHYQERMSFPRFLRFVLPLLSRNLVMVSLVVTLAGRLSFCFSNIIDHCICEHMALVELACGTTSSNSAVGLMTVFFVTVLDFCFIITSYGVIFRSVLRSGKSGTKALHTCVTHIIVMVISLALVLTVSITYRTRDSLPGATRVFISLMYLFIPSCFNPIIYGIRTTEIRQHVLKTLQFGP